Proteins co-encoded in one Chitinophagales bacterium genomic window:
- a CDS encoding DUF4331 domain-containing protein produces MFSLKLLQPHGSIQTMWLMFLGMMLSIGIVSTPVEASSHREAPLISNDPLADNTDVYAFRSPDAPNTVTIIANYIPAELPQGGPNYYSFGENIRYEIHVDNDASSSCEEIIYRFTFSKTNEDPTTFFNIRFGENLKTTYTLQRSMDGGASFTTIVSNGVVPPNNIGPRSIESQNTVVGLGASSYEELMTAAITTASTGEKVFCGPVDDPFFVDLGGIFDLGDAPRQSGTSRDGLGGYNCHTISIQIPISTLQKDGKDVSEATDILDGDFVIGVWASASRPSVRTLSSSGDLINDSGTWVQVSRLGMPLTNEAVIPIMSKDYWNSLSPCGEDAALYEHFYNPELALYMDDDLFGGAVPAFAPLRIQKNSLGLGLDFTNGADGAFILKGSAAVAGTALDDAIFGTLLLPKAGAPRSVDLWPIFYTGAPNFPPYQLATGKGGNPLAAGKPFINNFLPTAGDMLRLNMAVPPTPRDDAAFSSLGLVQAAVLGLLDPQFANTSIQFIPNMDGFPNGRRLEDDVTRIELQAVSGIVLAAIGLWYDDFDGTNPVTEDLLNVLGYTTGVEANDKPFQAIFPYVAAPWRGTEGF; encoded by the coding sequence ATGTTTTCATTAAAGTTACTCCAACCTCATGGCAGTATTCAAACTATGTGGCTAATGTTTCTGGGCATGATGTTGTCCATCGGAATAGTTAGCACACCAGTTGAAGCATCTAGCCATAGAGAAGCACCATTAATTTCTAATGACCCCTTGGCAGACAACACAGATGTTTATGCTTTCAGAAGCCCTGATGCTCCAAACACTGTTACAATCATTGCCAATTACATTCCCGCAGAACTTCCACAAGGAGGGCCTAACTATTATTCTTTTGGGGAGAATATTCGCTACGAGATTCATGTTGACAACGATGCAAGTTCTTCTTGCGAAGAAATCATTTACAGATTCACCTTCTCCAAAACAAACGAAGACCCTACTACTTTCTTCAATATTCGATTTGGAGAAAACTTAAAAACCACATATACACTTCAAAGAAGTATGGATGGTGGTGCAAGTTTCACAACCATTGTGTCTAATGGTGTTGTTCCTCCAAACAATATTGGACCTCGTTCTATCGAAAGTCAAAACACAGTAGTTGGATTGGGAGCAAGCAGCTACGAAGAATTAATGACAGCAGCTATTACAACGGCTTCAACAGGAGAGAAAGTATTCTGTGGGCCAGTAGATGATCCTTTCTTTGTAGATTTAGGAGGCATTTTTGATTTAGGTGATGCACCTCGTCAATCAGGCACTTCCAGAGATGGATTGGGTGGCTACAATTGCCATACCATCTCTATTCAAATACCGATTTCAACGCTTCAAAAAGATGGAAAAGATGTAAGCGAAGCAACCGATATTTTGGATGGCGATTTTGTGATTGGTGTTTGGGCATCCGCTAGTCGTCCTTCTGTAAGAACCTTGAGCAGCAGTGGAGATTTGATTAATGACAGTGGCACTTGGGTTCAAGTTTCTCGTTTGGGCATGCCATTGACCAACGAAGCCGTTATTCCAATCATGTCAAAAGACTATTGGAATTCTTTAAGTCCATGTGGTGAAGATGCAGCATTGTATGAGCATTTTTACAATCCAGAATTGGCCTTGTATATGGACGACGATTTGTTTGGTGGCGCAGTACCCGCATTTGCTCCATTGCGTATTCAGAAAAACTCTTTGGGTCTTGGATTAGACTTTACCAATGGTGCTGACGGTGCTTTTATATTGAAGGGATCGGCTGCCGTAGCAGGAACTGCATTAGACGATGCAATTTTTGGTACATTGTTACTACCCAAAGCAGGTGCACCTCGTTCAGTGGATTTATGGCCAATTTTCTACACAGGAGCACCGAATTTTCCTCCTTATCAATTGGCAACAGGCAAAGGGGGCAATCCATTAGCAGCAGGTAAGCCATTCATCAATAACTTTTTGCCAACTGCTGGCGATATGCTTCGATTGAACATGGCAGTACCTCCAACCCCTCGCGATGATGCTGCTTTCAGCTCATTGGGTTTGGTTCAAGCAGCAGTTTTAGGATTGTTAGATCCACAATTTGCAAACACCAGCATACAGTTCATTCCAAATATGGATGGTTTCCCAAATGGTCGTCGTTTAGAAGACGATGTAACCCGTATCGAATTGCAAGCAGTTTCAGGTATTGTATTGGCTGCAATTGGCTTATGGTATGATGATTTTGATGGCACAAATCCTGTTACCGAAGATTTATTGAATGTATTAGGCTACACCACAGGTGTTGAAGCCAATGACAAACCATTTCAAGCTATTTTCCCTTATGTAGCGGCTCCGTGGAGAGGAACAGAAGGTTTCTAA
- a CDS encoding anti-sigma factor produces MNIQNYISSGILELYALDMLSEIEKQEVEVILDGYDAIKLELLEIQEALEFYAILHSVEPPQNIFQSVAAATENMNNTLENTIQTNPPTKNVVENSIPSIVSTKRIRNLQYLTAAATILLILSAALNWKYHTQLKEAKTEIALLNQEKESISDNFNSMQAKYNVANLELNVLQNPDNRIIKMAGNENHPESLAYVYWNVESQEVYVKVAELPTPPSEKQYQLWALKDGKPIDAGVFNVETGILKVKNIEAADAFAVTLENKGGSEQPTLEQLYVVGEVKLI; encoded by the coding sequence TTGAACATACAAAATTACATATCATCGGGTATTTTAGAGCTGTATGCTTTGGATATGCTTTCGGAAATAGAAAAACAAGAAGTTGAAGTAATACTTGATGGGTATGATGCTATAAAACTTGAATTGTTAGAAATTCAAGAAGCTTTAGAGTTTTATGCCATTCTCCACTCTGTAGAACCTCCACAAAATATATTTCAGAGTGTGGCTGCTGCAACTGAAAATATGAACAACACATTGGAGAATACAATCCAAACTAATCCTCCCACAAAAAATGTTGTTGAAAATTCAATTCCATCCATAGTTTCTACAAAACGCATACGAAATTTACAATATCTTACGGCAGCAGCTACTATTCTACTGATACTAAGTGCTGCTTTAAACTGGAAATACCATACGCAACTGAAGGAGGCAAAGACTGAAATAGCATTACTTAATCAAGAAAAAGAATCTATTTCTGACAACTTCAATAGTATGCAGGCAAAATACAATGTTGCAAACTTAGAATTGAATGTTTTGCAAAATCCCGATAATAGAATTATCAAGATGGCGGGCAATGAAAACCATCCCGAATCATTGGCTTATGTATATTGGAATGTAGAGTCTCAAGAAGTATATGTTAAAGTTGCAGAATTACCTACTCCTCCTTCCGAAAAGCAATATCAGTTGTGGGCATTGAAGGATGGAAAGCCCATTGATGCGGGTGTTTTTAATGTAGAAACGGGCATATTGAAGGTTAAAAACATCGAAGCCGCAGATGCTTTTGCCGTAACGCTTGAAAACAAAGGTGGTAGCGAACAACCTACACTCGAACAACTATATGTCGTGGGAGAGGTTAAATTAATTTAG
- a CDS encoding sigma-70 family RNA polymerase sigma factor has translation MKTNSPKISEEQLVALLKLHNKVALNLLYDSYAAALYGVIMRITQSKHHAENILQDTFIKIWKNIDSYDASKGRFFTWMLNIARNASIDFVRSKAYRKNSKTDSIDDQVYTPNELSTETNVHAIGLQSIVEKLNPDLKQIIDLVYFQGFTQREIADQFDIPLGTVKSRVRIAIRELRKLM, from the coding sequence TTGAAAACAAACAGTCCCAAAATATCAGAGGAACAGTTAGTTGCCTTGTTGAAGTTACACAATAAAGTAGCATTAAATTTATTGTATGATAGCTATGCAGCAGCACTATATGGCGTGATTATGCGGATTACCCAATCAAAGCATCATGCAGAAAATATTTTGCAGGATACGTTCATCAAAATTTGGAAGAACATAGACAGTTATGATGCGTCAAAAGGTCGTTTTTTCACTTGGATGCTGAATATCGCTCGAAATGCTTCTATAGACTTCGTTCGTTCTAAAGCATACCGCAAAAACTCCAAAACGGACAGTATCGATGATCAAGTATATACTCCCAATGAATTGAGTACTGAAACCAATGTTCATGCAATTGGCTTACAATCAATAGTTGAAAAGTTAAATCCTGATTTAAAACAAATTATAGATTTGGTCTATTTTCAAGGTTTTACTCAAAGAGAAATAGCGGATCAATTCGACATACCATTAGGAACGGTAAAATCACGCGTACGAATAGCGATAAGAGAATTGCGAAAATTGATGTAA
- a CDS encoding TonB-dependent receptor, whose translation MTKIFNNLKYFRFTAVISLLFLSHICLFAHQGTVKGTVYDNDTKLPLIGANIWLNNSEQGAVTNEFGIYRFNHLSPGIYQVKISFIGFEAQEFAIEVKDEATVTPVTYLKASSLQLNEAIVRANGSMKDQLSSIQAIDVALRPANSSQDILRAVPGLFIGQHAGGGKAEQIFLRGFDIDHGTDIRLNVDGMPVNMVSHAHGQGYADLHFLIPETIGLTQFDKGPYYARQGDFTTAGYVDFRTKNALDKSMVKLEAGQFDTKRAVALVDVLGKESDERKQSAYIASEYLFTNGPFESSQNFRRINLMGKYHQHLNENKILTATFSHFNSQWDASGQIPQRAVDRGLIGRFGAIDDTEGGNTSRTNLNLQMTSFTENGNLFKNQFYYSHYDFELYSNFTFFLEDAENGDQIRQKEDRHIFGYNTSYDIESNLANRPLYTEIGGGIRFDNSDENELSHTKNRTTTLERLAYGDIDETNLSAYVDAAWEVSDKLNIHGGLRYDQFQFQYVDFLQTTYENQSQNKGILAPKLSLYYDVSKNLQLYGKAGIGFHSNDTRVVVAQNGTEILPKAFGTDFGMLWKPLNRLLVNMGVWRLNLEQEFVYVGDAGVVEPSGETERYGLDLSLRYQLNDWLFLDTDINLTKAKVIGEPEGANNIPLAPLFTSIGGLTVQHPSGFNGSLRYRQMGDRPANEDNSITAEGYFILDAVVKYTNSRFEVGLSIENLLDTAWNETQFDTESRLANEIEPVSEIHFTPGTPFFGKMSIGVFF comes from the coding sequence ATGACAAAGATATTTAATAATCTTAAATATTTTAGATTCACTGCTGTAATAAGTTTACTGTTTTTGTCGCATATCTGTCTTTTTGCACATCAGGGTACAGTAAAAGGCACAGTATATGATAATGACACAAAACTCCCCTTGATTGGCGCAAATATCTGGCTCAACAATTCGGAACAAGGAGCTGTAACGAATGAATTTGGTATATACCGTTTCAATCATTTATCACCAGGAATTTACCAAGTCAAAATATCTTTTATAGGTTTTGAAGCGCAAGAATTTGCCATTGAAGTAAAAGATGAAGCAACTGTTACACCTGTCACTTATCTAAAAGCCAGTAGCTTACAACTCAATGAAGCCATTGTGAGAGCCAATGGCAGTATGAAAGATCAACTCAGCAGCATTCAAGCTATTGACGTTGCACTTAGACCTGCCAATTCTTCACAAGATATTTTGCGTGCTGTGCCAGGACTTTTCATCGGACAACACGCAGGAGGAGGAAAAGCTGAACAAATATTTCTTAGAGGCTTTGACATAGACCATGGAACTGATATTCGACTCAATGTAGATGGAATGCCCGTCAATATGGTCTCTCATGCACATGGTCAAGGATATGCTGATCTTCACTTCTTGATTCCTGAAACAATTGGACTTACCCAGTTTGATAAAGGACCCTATTACGCTCGTCAAGGTGATTTCACTACGGCAGGATATGTGGATTTTCGCACCAAAAATGCACTCGACAAAAGCATGGTCAAATTGGAGGCAGGTCAGTTTGATACCAAACGAGCCGTTGCCCTTGTAGATGTATTGGGTAAGGAAAGCGATGAACGCAAACAAAGTGCTTATATCGCATCCGAATATTTATTCACCAATGGTCCCTTTGAAAGTTCCCAAAACTTTCGGCGCATCAATCTCATGGGAAAATACCACCAACACCTCAATGAAAACAAAATATTGACCGCTACTTTCTCTCACTTCAATAGTCAGTGGGATGCTTCTGGACAAATACCGCAACGGGCAGTTGACAGGGGCTTGATTGGGCGTTTTGGAGCGATTGATGATACAGAGGGAGGCAATACAAGTCGTACCAATCTCAATTTGCAGATGACTTCTTTTACCGAAAATGGCAACCTCTTCAAAAACCAATTTTACTATTCACACTACGATTTTGAACTTTACTCCAATTTCACCTTCTTCCTAGAGGATGCCGAAAATGGCGACCAAATTCGCCAAAAAGAAGACCGACATATTTTTGGCTACAATACTTCTTATGATATAGAAAGTAACTTGGCAAACCGTCCACTCTACACCGAAATCGGAGGAGGTATTCGCTTTGACAACAGTGATGAAAATGAACTGTCACACACCAAAAACCGCACGACAACTTTGGAGCGTTTGGCGTATGGTGATATTGACGAAACCAACCTTAGTGCGTATGTAGATGCGGCTTGGGAAGTTTCGGATAAGCTAAACATTCATGGTGGTTTGCGTTATGATCAATTTCAATTTCAATACGTTGATTTTCTTCAAACAACCTATGAAAATCAGTCTCAAAACAAAGGTATTTTGGCACCCAAACTCAGCCTTTATTATGATGTCAGCAAAAATTTACAACTATACGGCAAAGCAGGTATTGGCTTTCACTCCAATGATACACGAGTAGTTGTGGCACAAAATGGCACTGAAATTCTCCCAAAAGCTTTTGGTACAGACTTCGGTATGTTGTGGAAACCACTGAATAGGTTGTTGGTCAATATGGGCGTGTGGCGATTGAATTTGGAGCAGGAATTTGTCTATGTAGGCGATGCAGGTGTGGTAGAGCCAAGTGGCGAAACCGAACGCTATGGATTGGATCTTTCTCTTCGGTATCAGCTCAACGATTGGTTATTTTTGGATACAGACATCAACCTAACCAAAGCCAAAGTAATCGGTGAACCTGAAGGTGCAAATAACATTCCTTTAGCTCCTCTGTTTACAAGTATTGGTGGTTTGACAGTTCAGCATCCTTCTGGCTTCAATGGCAGTTTGCGCTATCGACAGATGGGCGACCGTCCTGCAAATGAAGACAATAGCATCACGGCGGAAGGTTACTTTATTTTGGATGCGGTGGTGAAATACACCAACTCTCGTTTTGAAGTTGGTCTTTCGATAGAAAATCTATTGGATACAGCTTGGAATGAAACTCAATTTGATACGGAGTCTCGTTTGGCGAATGAAATCGAGCCAGTGTCGGAGATTCACTTTACTCCTGGTACTCCGTTTTTTGGGAAGATGAGTATTGGGGTATTTTTCTAA
- a CDS encoding ferritin, producing MISEKMTDALNKQIVLEGYASFLYLSMASWCDKQGLEGCAQFMHRQSSEELQHMLRLFSYMSEVDAHALTPAIPQPPHEFESVRMMFQKVYEHEQKVTQSIHQLMHLATSENDYVTINFLQWYITEQREEESLMRTILDKIKLIGDGSQSLYYVDKELARINAAEVAAEGTGN from the coding sequence ATGATTTCTGAAAAAATGACGGATGCACTCAACAAACAAATTGTTTTGGAGGGCTATGCTTCCTTTTTGTATTTATCTATGGCAAGTTGGTGCGACAAACAAGGTTTAGAAGGTTGCGCCCAATTTATGCACCGCCAATCTTCTGAAGAATTACAACACATGCTTCGCTTGTTTAGCTACATGAGTGAGGTCGATGCCCATGCTTTGACTCCTGCCATTCCGCAGCCGCCACATGAGTTTGAGTCCGTGAGGATGATGTTCCAAAAGGTTTATGAACATGAACAAAAAGTAACCCAATCTATTCATCAACTCATGCACCTTGCAACGAGTGAAAATGATTATGTTACCATAAATTTCCTTCAATGGTACATTACCGAACAAAGGGAAGAAGAAAGCCTAATGCGAACCATTTTGGATAAAATTAAGCTGATTGGAGATGGCTCACAAAGCCTGTATTATGTGGATAAAGAGTTGGCACGTATCAATGCGGCAGAGGTGGCTGCTGAAGGTACAGGAAATTAA
- a CDS encoding T9SS type A sorting domain-containing protein — MTQKSQSSFLTLLIGLLFTTTIAMAQSDCQTEEPPYSGFFGVYPRPQNDTLPDGSILFSDGLPAACQGQPYTFDLTVIMPDSIYAGEFLPALTIFVDIDRAVLTNPNSIGLPSGFTFETSATNWTIYGGVVECIRITGMSNQIGEYPLLLKITAYSPDIFFPVPIEFGGYVLRVVAPQEECFTSIKDTHSITFDQTYNAPNPFQDQTSIHLTSKQNTSLTLSIFDIAGKKVHERSLQAQIGENEWTIDAHLLSLQSGVYLYTLGNGTDIVGGKMMVK; from the coding sequence ATGACACAAAAATCACAATCTTCATTTTTGACTTTACTGATTGGCTTGTTGTTCACTACAACCATTGCAATGGCACAAAGCGATTGCCAAACAGAAGAACCTCCTTATTCTGGTTTTTTTGGCGTATATCCAAGACCTCAAAATGATACTTTACCCGATGGAAGTATATTGTTTAGTGACGGATTGCCTGCGGCCTGTCAAGGACAGCCTTATACCTTTGACCTAACCGTAATCATGCCTGATTCTATCTATGCAGGTGAATTTTTACCCGCATTGACTATTTTCGTAGATATAGACCGAGCAGTCCTCACCAATCCTAATTCTATTGGTTTGCCTTCGGGTTTCACCTTTGAAACAAGTGCGACCAATTGGACGATTTATGGTGGTGTCGTTGAATGTATCCGCATCACAGGAATGAGCAATCAGATTGGAGAATATCCTTTGCTGCTAAAAATAACTGCCTATTCACCCGACATATTTTTTCCCGTTCCAATTGAATTTGGAGGATATGTATTGCGGGTTGTAGCACCACAAGAAGAATGTTTCACTTCAATAAAAGATACGCATTCAATCACTTTTGATCAAACCTACAATGCGCCCAATCCTTTTCAAGATCAAACAAGTATTCACTTGACTTCCAAACAAAACACTTCTTTGACCTTGTCCATTTTTGACATTGCAGGCAAAAAGGTGCATGAACGTTCACTTCAAGCTCAAATTGGGGAAAATGAGTGGACAATTGATGCCCATTTGCTTTCGCTGCAATCGGGTGTTTACCTATATACGTTAGGGAATGGTACGGATATAGTTGGAGGGAAAATGATGGTGAAATAG
- a CDS encoding HAMP domain-containing sensor histidine kinase → MEADFYELIQDNELIRKIEKSEYSKEELQQLIEKPYIILTYFQNQIFFWNSNEVVIPEGMITESKDGASIVSLKNGYYQLVKKTISASERGSQQGEMKIIALQLIQHNYDSENKYLKNQLSADFNISTGIKVSVDSLVSKNKVQLANSEPPLYVYFDHNLTASNFHYLWLFIWILGLLGFLLVLVVIANYLQSKYRPWSGFLFLFTSIGLLGFLITKYYIPTFLNVFPIFFSENVDSPSYLSSLGSLLLIVFLVLWLIVFFYRKINIPLHSDYPYFKKLSIYLAFLTVLLVYTSATFYVIRSLVLHFKVAFDITNFIYLEFKTIVGGFILMILLIGFFLVCKKIASIVHQLGLSVEQKVIGFVVISVLYIAYLQLITFEQYHIFVLGWILIFNLLLDWFLNTLSKENGLKRMLLWVFVFSAFTAMLLHNLSMEREQEIRQQIVEQVITEEDKIAEFMFEDAAKKIMLEDDVIRLYYRNPLLPEKELKERILQKHFGGSFNKYKIDIEAYKKRGQSLKNTEKTVRLEDYEGRMKFQKKTLAHYLSLIPNTSTGGYNYLAKLPIFPLDDDLTLLGYLIIEMEKKSDKENVYPELIIEDKFREPAEFIDYSYAVYKDGDLRTHKGNFAYDYRQDSLFSSHGNESKHITYDGYSHFIQNSEDGKTIIVSRESKGIMDYLSMFSHLFLISGFTVLFISFLIYIIKHSKNIRIRDLFYSSLRMRINVAMLSILLVSFVVIALVSILYFYQKTTHYHQEILLQKQKEVLTSIENTLQKDANSIRRYDSFTNASEWESRVDALASIHSMDINLFDSNGQLLQSSQDAIFEKQLRSTQMDPVAFHQMSQAYKSQFIHHETIGTLSYLSSYVPIKNEKGTVVGFLNLPYFAKEKELRSEISAFLVTLINVYVVIWLIAALLALAIANSITNPLKMISDKLKNIRLGQQNDLLEWPDNDEIGTLVTQYNETIIELDKSAKKLAKNEREYAWRQMAKQVAHEIKNPLTPMKLSIQHLQRAIKDNRPNVGALMDRVSRTLVEQIDTLSRIATEFSSFAQMPTPINEMMNINEVIENTVTLYKDTENVRVFKLMPEDTCYVNADKDQLIRVFNNLIKNAIQAIPDGKQGIIVVNVKKAKNSIVIGVADNGCGIDEEKKDKVFVPNFTTKNSGMGLGLAMSKSIVEAAKGLIWFESKVDEGTTFYVKLPLEEMEEPTFSMAFRSTYLLDEQE, encoded by the coding sequence ATGGAAGCTGATTTCTATGAGTTGATTCAAGACAATGAATTGATAAGAAAAATAGAAAAAAGCGAGTATTCGAAGGAGGAATTACAGCAATTGATAGAAAAGCCATATATTATTCTCACTTATTTTCAGAATCAAATATTTTTTTGGAATTCCAATGAAGTGGTGATTCCAGAAGGGATGATTACAGAATCGAAGGATGGCGCAAGTATTGTAAGCCTGAAAAACGGTTATTATCAGTTGGTGAAAAAAACCATTAGTGCAAGTGAAAGAGGAAGTCAACAAGGAGAGATGAAAATCATTGCGCTTCAATTGATTCAACACAATTATGACTCAGAAAATAAATACTTAAAAAATCAACTGAGTGCTGATTTCAATATTTCGACAGGTATAAAGGTAAGTGTTGATAGTTTGGTCAGTAAAAATAAAGTACAACTCGCCAATTCTGAACCGCCACTTTATGTATATTTTGATCACAACCTCACTGCTTCCAATTTTCATTACCTCTGGTTGTTTATATGGATTCTCGGTTTATTGGGGTTTTTACTTGTTTTGGTAGTCATTGCCAACTATTTGCAGAGCAAGTACCGGCCTTGGAGTGGATTTTTATTTTTGTTTACAAGTATTGGACTCCTTGGGTTTTTGATTACAAAATATTACATACCAACATTTCTCAATGTTTTTCCTATCTTTTTCTCAGAAAATGTTGATAGTCCGTCTTATCTTAGTTCTTTGGGTAGTTTATTGTTGATAGTCTTTTTGGTTCTTTGGTTGATTGTTTTTTTCTACCGAAAAATTAATATACCCCTACACAGTGATTATCCATATTTCAAGAAATTAAGTATTTACCTTGCTTTTTTGACTGTTTTGTTGGTCTATACTTCCGCTACCTTTTACGTCATCAGATCCTTGGTGCTACATTTCAAAGTAGCTTTTGACATCACCAATTTCATCTATTTGGAATTCAAAACGATTGTAGGTGGATTCATTTTGATGATATTATTGATAGGTTTCTTTTTGGTCTGCAAAAAAATAGCAAGTATTGTTCATCAATTGGGCTTGTCAGTTGAGCAAAAAGTAATAGGTTTTGTGGTTATTTCTGTTTTGTATATTGCCTACCTACAATTGATTACTTTTGAACAATATCACATATTTGTGTTGGGCTGGATACTCATCTTCAATTTGTTGTTGGATTGGTTTTTAAATACGCTCAGCAAAGAAAATGGATTGAAGAGAATGTTGTTGTGGGTATTTGTTTTTTCGGCTTTTACAGCGATGTTGCTACACAACCTTAGTATGGAAAGGGAACAAGAAATTCGGCAACAAATTGTAGAACAGGTAATTACGGAAGAGGATAAGATTGCAGAATTTATGTTTGAAGATGCTGCAAAAAAAATCATGCTGGAAGACGATGTGATTCGTTTGTATTACCGCAATCCGCTTTTGCCTGAAAAAGAATTGAAGGAACGTATTTTGCAGAAACACTTTGGGGGCAGCTTCAATAAATACAAAATTGACATTGAAGCCTACAAAAAAAGAGGTCAATCCCTCAAGAATACTGAGAAAACTGTGCGTTTGGAAGATTACGAAGGACGCATGAAATTTCAGAAAAAGACCTTGGCGCACTATCTTTCTTTGATTCCCAATACTTCAACAGGTGGCTACAACTATCTGGCAAAACTTCCCATATTTCCGTTGGATGATGACCTAACCTTGTTGGGGTATTTAATCATTGAAATGGAGAAAAAATCTGATAAGGAGAATGTTTATCCTGAGTTGATTATCGAAGATAAATTTAGAGAACCCGCTGAGTTTATTGATTACAGTTATGCGGTTTACAAAGACGGTGATTTGAGAACACACAAAGGAAACTTTGCCTATGATTATCGGCAAGACTCCCTTTTCTCCTCTCATGGTAACGAAAGCAAACACATCACCTACGATGGTTATTCGCACTTTATTCAAAATTCAGAAGATGGAAAAACCATCATCGTTTCGAGGGAAAGCAAAGGAATCATGGATTACCTATCTATGTTCTCCCATTTGTTTTTGATTTCAGGCTTTACGGTATTGTTCATATCCTTTCTTATTTATATCATTAAACATTCCAAGAATATTCGTATTAGGGATTTATTTTATTCCTCTTTGAGGATGAGAATCAATGTAGCCATGTTGTCCATTTTGTTGGTGTCGTTTGTGGTGATTGCATTGGTGAGTATCCTCTATTTTTACCAAAAAACAACCCATTATCACCAAGAAATACTGCTGCAAAAGCAAAAAGAAGTGCTGACTTCCATAGAAAATACCCTTCAAAAAGATGCCAATTCTATACGGCGCTACGACTCTTTTACAAATGCCAGCGAATGGGAAAGTAGGGTAGATGCTCTGGCGAGTATTCATTCAATGGACATCAATCTTTTTGATAGCAATGGTCAGTTGCTGCAATCTTCTCAAGATGCCATATTCGAAAAACAATTGCGGTCGACACAGATGGATCCAGTGGCATTTCACCAGATGTCGCAAGCTTATAAGAGCCAATTTATTCACCATGAAACGATTGGCACACTTTCATACCTGTCATCTTATGTGCCTATCAAAAACGAAAAAGGGACAGTTGTTGGATTTTTGAATCTTCCCTACTTTGCGAAAGAAAAGGAATTGAGAAGCGAGATTTCTGCCTTTTTGGTCACATTAATCAATGTATATGTAGTGATATGGCTCATTGCAGCATTGTTGGCTTTGGCTATTGCCAATTCTATTACCAATCCATTGAAGATGATTAGCGACAAACTCAAAAATATTCGTCTAGGTCAGCAAAATGATTTATTGGAGTGGCCTGACAACGATGAAATTGGAACTTTGGTGACACAGTACAATGAGACCATCATAGAATTGGATAAGAGTGCCAAAAAATTGGCTAAAAACGAACGGGAGTATGCTTGGCGGCAAATGGCAAAGCAAGTAGCACATGAAATTAAAAACCCATTGACTCCCATGAAATTGAGCATTCAACACCTTCAAAGGGCTATCAAAGACAATCGCCCCAATGTAGGAGCATTGATGGATAGGGTAAGCCGTACTTTGGTAGAACAAATTGACACCCTTTCTCGGATTGCAACAGAATTTTCATCTTTTGCTCAAATGCCTACACCTATCAACGAAATGATGAATATCAACGAAGTAATCGAGAATACAGTGACACTCTATAAAGATACCGAAAATGTGCGGGTCTTCAAACTCATGCCAGAAGATACTTGTTATGTAAACGCAGATAAAGATCAATTAATTAGGGTATTTAACAATCTAATTAAAAATGCGATTCAAGCCATTCCAGATGGAAAACAAGGTATTATTGTCGTGAATGTAAAAAAAGCCAAAAACTCTATTGTGATAGGTGTAGCAGACAATGGCTGTGGAATTGACGAAGAGAAAAAAGACAAGGTTTTTGTGCCGAATTTTACAACCAAAAACTCAGGCATGGGTTTAGGCTTGGCCATGTCAAAAAGCATCGTAGAAGCAGCAAAAGGTTTGATATGGTTTGAATCGAAAGTAGATGAAGGAACTACTTTTTATGTCAAACTTCCATTGGAAGAAATGGAAGAACCTACTTTTAGCATGGCATTTAGATCTACCTATTTACTTGACGAACAAGAATAA